From a region of the Pseudodesulfovibrio senegalensis genome:
- the lpxB gene encoding lipid-A-disaccharide synthase, with protein MNNTSGPIWIGAGEASGDMHGALLAKALLKQDPDTRLAGMGGPAMEKAGVDIRYPMQLISLVGLTEVIGGLPRILRLLRQVRETFEQIRPRAIVLIDCPDFHFRVIRIARKLGIPVYYYISPQIWAWRSGRAKFLRDNVRRVMCILPFEKEFYATFGMDVDYVGNPLVDQIPLDELDNLDVDDAHVGLLPGSRGKEVATLLPEFAQTARNLLQDRPDLKFTIIRAPGMDKSRLLEFWPDDLPVHIAEPDQRYHVIRSSRFVMAASGTVALECALIGTPALIAYKLSAISYKVAQWVVNVEFASLPNLILGHEVYPEHLQERASAPSLTQTATLWLENQQAYNGVKNELARLRTMLGQPGAPDRAARIILDDLATEAK; from the coding sequence ATGAACAACACAAGCGGCCCCATCTGGATCGGCGCGGGAGAAGCCTCGGGCGACATGCACGGCGCACTGCTGGCAAAGGCGCTCCTGAAGCAGGACCCCGACACGCGGCTCGCGGGCATGGGCGGCCCGGCCATGGAAAAGGCGGGCGTGGACATCCGCTACCCCATGCAGCTCATCTCGCTGGTGGGGCTGACAGAAGTCATCGGCGGGCTGCCGCGCATACTGCGGCTGCTGCGGCAGGTGCGCGAGACCTTCGAGCAGATCCGGCCCCGGGCCATCGTGCTCATCGACTGCCCGGATTTTCATTTCCGCGTCATCCGCATTGCGCGCAAGCTGGGCATCCCGGTCTACTATTACATCAGCCCGCAAATATGGGCATGGCGCTCGGGCCGGGCGAAATTCCTGCGCGACAACGTGCGCCGGGTCATGTGCATCCTGCCGTTTGAAAAGGAATTTTACGCCACGTTCGGCATGGACGTGGATTATGTGGGCAATCCGTTGGTGGACCAGATTCCGCTGGACGAGCTGGACAACCTGGACGTGGACGACGCGCATGTGGGCCTGCTGCCGGGCAGCCGGGGCAAGGAAGTGGCTACCCTGTTGCCGGAATTCGCCCAGACAGCCCGCAACCTGCTGCAAGACCGCCCGGACCTGAAATTCACCATCATCCGCGCGCCGGGCATGGATAAAAGCCGCCTGCTGGAGTTCTGGCCCGACGACCTGCCGGTGCACATCGCCGAGCCGGACCAGCGCTATCATGTCATCCGCTCCAGCCGGTTCGTCATGGCCGCCTCCGGCACCGTGGCGCTGGAATGCGCGCTCATCGGCACCCCGGCCCTCATCGCCTACAAACTTTCGGCCATCAGCTACAAGGTGGCGCAATGGGTGGTCAACGTGGAGTTCGCCAGCCTGCCCAACCTGATCCTCGGCCACGAAGTCTATCCCGAACATTTGCAGGAACGGGCCTCGGCCCCGAGCCTGACCCAAACCGCCACGCTGTGGCTGGAAAACCAGCAGGCATACAACGGCGTCAAGAACGAGCTGGCCCGGCTGCGCACCATGCTGGGCCAACCCGGCGCGCCGGACAGGGCCGCACGCATCATACTCGACGACCTTGCAACGGAGGCGAAATGA
- a CDS encoding Gfo/Idh/MocA family protein yields the protein MMKVAVIGLGWMGRIHLRNYTEMADVEVVGVMDVDKEARAQAQEQFGVATFADLDELLKLDIDAVSVCVPTSLHHSVGLTIIDKGIDLLIEKPLAVDVQQGRDLVEAAKAKSVSLMVGHIERYNPAVQRVKELVGEDMISITIERVGPYPPRIQDVGVIKDLGAHDLDMIRNITGSEFKSLYAVKSSTLGKHEDTALITAEMENGVLANISTNWVTPYKARKVSVACESKYISANLITQEVKEYSAFSTYDAAYSVREWPLMFREPVKTELTDFLGALREGKPMPVSGEDGLRVLEAFERIFECAD from the coding sequence ATGATGAAAGTAGCGGTTATCGGCCTCGGATGGATGGGCCGCATACATCTTCGGAATTATACGGAAATGGCGGATGTGGAAGTTGTCGGCGTAATGGACGTGGACAAGGAAGCCCGCGCGCAGGCCCAGGAGCAGTTCGGCGTGGCAACCTTTGCGGATCTGGACGAGCTTTTGAAGCTGGACATCGACGCGGTCAGCGTGTGCGTACCCACCAGCCTGCACCACTCCGTGGGCCTGACGATCATCGACAAGGGCATCGACCTGCTTATTGAAAAGCCGTTGGCCGTGGACGTACAGCAGGGCCGTGATCTGGTGGAAGCCGCCAAGGCCAAAAGCGTGTCCCTCATGGTCGGCCACATCGAGCGCTACAACCCGGCCGTGCAGCGGGTCAAGGAACTGGTGGGCGAGGACATGATCTCCATCACCATCGAGCGCGTGGGACCGTATCCGCCGCGTATTCAGGACGTGGGCGTGATCAAGGACCTCGGTGCGCACGATCTGGACATGATCCGCAACATCACCGGATCGGAATTCAAGAGCCTGTATGCAGTCAAGTCCAGCACGCTGGGCAAGCACGAGGATACCGCGCTCATCACCGCGGAAATGGAAAACGGCGTTCTGGCCAACATTTCCACCAACTGGGTCACCCCGTACAAGGCCCGCAAGGTTTCCGTGGCCTGCGAATCCAAGTACATTTCCGCCAACCTGATCACGCAGGAAGTCAAGGAATACAGCGCGTTTTCAACCTACGACGCCGCCTATTCCGTGCGCGAGTGGCCGCTCATGTTTCGCGAGCCGGTCAAGACCGAGCTCACGGATTTTCTTGGCGCACTGCGCGAGGGCAAGCCCATGCCCGTTTCCGGCGAGGACGGCTTGCGGGTGCTGGAGGCGTTCGAGCGCATTTTCGAATGCGCCGACTAG
- the glyA gene encoding serine hydroxymethyltransferase produces MEELLIQDPEVASAIMAEVDRQVSKLELIASENFVSTAVRQAQGSVMTHKYAEGYPGKRYYGGCEFVDVAEDLARERAKELFGATYVNVQPHSGSQANMAVYFGCCKPGDTILGMDLSHGGHLTHGSPVNFSGKLFNVVSYGVSKETQTIDYDQVLELAKEHKPAMIVAGASAYPRVIDFKRFREIADEVGAKLMVDMAHIAGLIAAGEHPSCIEYAHFTTTTTHKTLRGPRGGMILSTEDQEKVLNSQIFPGIQGGPLMHVIAAKAVAFGEALSLGFKEYQAQVVKNAKVLANALTEAGYNLVSGGTDNHLMLMDLTNKDITGKDAEIALDKAGITVNKNTVPFETRSPFVTSGIRLGTPALTTRGMIEEDMVVVGEAIVAALENYKDDKILNEISKEVEDFAREFPLYAW; encoded by the coding sequence ATGGAAGAGCTGCTTATTCAGGATCCCGAAGTCGCCTCTGCCATCATGGCGGAAGTCGACCGGCAGGTGAGCAAGCTGGAGCTGATCGCCAGCGAAAACTTCGTGTCCACTGCCGTGCGTCAGGCGCAGGGCAGCGTGATGACCCACAAATACGCGGAAGGCTATCCCGGCAAGCGCTACTACGGCGGTTGCGAATTCGTGGACGTTGCCGAAGATCTGGCCCGTGAACGCGCCAAGGAACTCTTTGGCGCAACATACGTCAACGTGCAGCCCCACTCCGGATCGCAGGCCAACATGGCCGTGTACTTCGGTTGCTGCAAGCCCGGCGACACCATCCTCGGCATGGACCTCTCCCACGGCGGACACCTGACCCATGGCTCCCCGGTCAACTTCTCGGGCAAGCTCTTCAATGTGGTCAGCTACGGCGTGAGCAAGGAAACCCAGACCATCGACTATGATCAGGTGCTGGAACTCGCCAAGGAACACAAGCCTGCCATGATCGTGGCCGGAGCCAGCGCCTACCCGCGCGTCATCGACTTCAAACGCTTCCGCGAAATCGCGGACGAGGTCGGTGCCAAGCTCATGGTGGACATGGCCCACATCGCCGGACTCATCGCGGCCGGGGAACATCCCAGCTGCATCGAATACGCGCACTTCACCACCACCACCACGCACAAGACCCTGCGCGGTCCGCGCGGCGGCATGATCCTCTCCACCGAGGACCAGGAAAAAGTGCTCAACTCCCAGATATTCCCCGGCATCCAGGGTGGCCCGCTCATGCACGTCATCGCGGCCAAGGCCGTGGCCTTCGGCGAAGCCCTGAGCCTCGGATTCAAGGAATATCAGGCGCAGGTCGTCAAAAACGCCAAGGTACTGGCCAACGCCCTGACAGAAGCCGGCTACAATCTGGTTTCGGGCGGCACGGACAACCACCTCATGCTCATGGACCTGACCAACAAGGACATCACCGGCAAGGACGCTGAAATCGCGCTGGACAAGGCGGGCATCACCGTGAACAAGAACACGGTTCCCTTCGAGACCCGCTCCCCGTTCGTGACCTCCGGCATCCGCCTTGGTACGCCCGCACTGACCACCCGCGGGATGATCGAGGAAGACATGGTCGTTGTGGGCGAGGCCATCGTTGCCGCGCTCGAAAACTACAAAGACGACAAAATCCTGAACGAAATCAGCAAGGAAGTGGAAGACTTCGCCCGCGAATTCCCGCTCTACGCCTGGTAG
- the fabF gene encoding beta-ketoacyl-ACP synthase II gives MNRVVVTSVAAVTPLGNDVESSWKNLLAGKSGIARITGFDPSEFKTHIAAEVKDFDPCLHIEKKQAKRMEKFTQYAVSCAKMLLADANWTIPEEEKATTGCVLGVGLGGLESIENTHSKMLQKGPGRISPFFIPTIIANMAAGQVSIATGAMGPCICPTTACASGTHGVYAAYSDIKLGRATAMICGGSESTISPLAVGGFNAMKALSTRNDEPERASRPFDAERDGFIIGEGCGLLLLESLEHAQERGANILCEIVGAGASGDAYHMAAPPEDGRGMEFAMRAALRESGVTLEDVDHINAHGTSTKLNDMCETRAIKNIFGDHAKNIAICANKSQLGHLLGAAGGVEAVFAAKTIAEGVIPGTANYENPDPDCDLDYCANGPRKQQVEYALSNSFGFGGTNGCVLFKRFQG, from the coding sequence ATGAACAGGGTTGTCGTCACCAGTGTTGCGGCCGTAACCCCTCTCGGCAACGATGTGGAGTCCAGCTGGAAAAACCTGCTGGCCGGAAAATCCGGCATTGCACGCATCACGGGCTTCGATCCCTCGGAATTCAAGACCCACATTGCCGCCGAGGTCAAGGATTTCGACCCGTGCCTGCACATCGAGAAAAAGCAGGCCAAGCGCATGGAAAAATTCACGCAGTATGCGGTTTCCTGTGCAAAGATGCTCCTTGCGGACGCGAACTGGACCATCCCCGAAGAGGAAAAGGCCACCACGGGTTGTGTACTCGGCGTGGGCCTGGGCGGACTGGAGAGCATCGAAAACACTCACTCCAAGATGCTCCAAAAGGGACCGGGAAGAATATCCCCGTTCTTCATTCCGACCATCATCGCCAACATGGCCGCAGGACAGGTCTCCATCGCCACCGGCGCCATGGGGCCCTGCATCTGCCCCACCACGGCATGTGCTTCAGGCACGCACGGCGTTTACGCCGCATACTCGGACATCAAGCTCGGCCGCGCCACAGCCATGATCTGCGGCGGTTCAGAATCCACGATCAGCCCGCTGGCCGTGGGTGGATTCAACGCCATGAAAGCCCTATCCACGCGCAATGACGAACCCGAACGCGCCTCCCGGCCCTTTGACGCCGAACGCGACGGATTCATCATCGGCGAGGGATGCGGCCTGCTGTTGCTTGAGTCGCTCGAGCACGCCCAGGAACGCGGCGCCAACATCCTTTGTGAAATCGTGGGCGCCGGGGCTTCCGGCGATGCCTATCACATGGCTGCGCCGCCCGAAGACGGACGCGGCATGGAATTCGCCATGCGGGCCGCCCTGCGCGAATCCGGCGTCACGCTGGAAGACGTTGATCACATCAATGCGCACGGCACGTCCACCAAGCTCAACGACATGTGCGAAACCCGCGCCATCAAGAACATCTTCGGCGACCATGCCAAAAATATCGCCATCTGCGCCAACAAGTCGCAGCTGGGCCATCTGCTGGGTGCGGCCGGCGGCGTCGAGGCCGTTTTTGCGGCCAAGACCATTGCCGAGGGCGTGATCCCCGGCACGGCCAACTATGAAAACCCCGACCCGGACTGCGATCTGGACTACTGCGCCAACGGCCCCAGAAAGCAGCAGGTCGAATATGCCTTGAGCAACTCCTTCGGATTCGGCGGCACCAACGGCTGCGTGCTGTTCAAACGTTTCCAAGGATAA
- a CDS encoding acyl carrier protein translates to MSDVANKVKDIIVDQLGVSADEVVEDAAFVEDLGADSLDLTELIMAMEEEFDVEIDDEVAQKILKVKDAIGYIEKTK, encoded by the coding sequence ATGTCCGACGTTGCAAACAAAGTTAAAGACATTATCGTAGACCAGCTCGGCGTGAGCGCCGACGAAGTCGTTGAAGACGCTGCCTTTGTCGAAGACCTGGGTGCGGATTCTCTGGACCTTACCGAACTGATCATGGCCATGGAAGAAGAGTTCGACGTTGAAATCGACGACGAAGTGGCCCAGAAGATCCTCAAGGTCAAGGATGCCATCGGCTACATTGAGAAGACCAAATAG
- the fabG gene encoding 3-oxoacyl-[acyl-carrier-protein] reductase, with amino-acid sequence MSDLPNIALVTGGSRGIGRAIVERLAQDGLEVWFTYVSRPEEAEKVVAAVGENGGTARAFKLDSGDSDAIAAFFKDEIKGKAHLAALVNNAGITRDGLLMRMKDEDWDTVIRINLTGCFAFQREAAKIMSRQRDGRIVNITSVVGQMGNAGQANYCAAKAGLIGLTKSTARELAARNVTVNAVAPGFIQTEMTASLPEKVVEAMLEQIPLNRLGLAEDIAAAVSYLAGPGAGYVTGQVLAVNGGMYM; translated from the coding sequence ATGAGTGATCTTCCGAACATCGCGCTGGTGACGGGCGGCTCCCGCGGCATCGGCCGCGCCATTGTCGAACGTCTCGCGCAGGACGGTCTTGAAGTCTGGTTCACCTATGTGAGCCGTCCGGAAGAAGCCGAAAAGGTCGTGGCGGCCGTTGGCGAAAACGGCGGCACTGCCCGCGCCTTCAAACTCGACTCCGGCGACAGCGACGCCATCGCCGCTTTCTTCAAGGACGAGATCAAGGGCAAGGCACATCTCGCCGCGCTGGTGAACAATGCCGGCATCACCCGCGACGGCCTGCTCATGCGCATGAAGGACGAAGACTGGGATACGGTCATCCGCATCAACCTGACCGGCTGTTTCGCGTTCCAGCGCGAGGCCGCCAAGATCATGTCCCGCCAACGCGACGGCCGCATCGTCAACATCACCTCGGTGGTGGGACAGATGGGCAACGCGGGCCAGGCCAACTACTGTGCGGCCAAGGCCGGACTCATCGGCCTGACCAAATCCACCGCGCGTGAACTGGCAGCGCGGAACGTGACCGTCAACGCGGTCGCGCCCGGCTTCATCCAGACAGAAATGACGGCGTCCCTGCCCGAAAAGGTCGTGGAAGCCATGCTTGAACAGATTCCGTTGAACCGCCTCGGCCTTGCCGAGGACATCGCTGCTGCTGTATCCTATCTCGCCGGACCCGGCGCAGGGTACGTCACAGGCCAGGTGCTGGCCGTGAACGGCGGCATGTATATGTAA
- a CDS encoding beta-ketoacyl-ACP synthase III, which produces MSNDIVIRGLGRHVPEKILTNADFEAIVDTSDEWITTRTGIKERHVVSEGEYNSDLAVGAARMALKNAGMEAEELTHIIMGTITADHVVPSGACVVQEKLGLKHRVAYDISAACSGFIFGLENARAILALHPEAKVLVIGVEVLTHRTNFEDRSTCVLFGDGAGAAILTQGGEGPKLLDVKLSTDGSLANLLTVSGGGSAATYKLGDTVGPEYFIQMQGREIFKHAVRSMTGICNQILEDNNLTNKDVDVLIPHQANWRIIDAVGRKFEIPAEQVYSNVQRFGNTSAASVPLALSEADETGFLKEGNLVMLTAFGGGFTWASALLQY; this is translated from the coding sequence ATGAGCAACGATATCGTCATTCGCGGACTCGGCCGCCATGTACCCGAGAAAATCCTGACCAACGCCGACTTCGAAGCCATCGTCGACACCTCGGACGAATGGATAACCACCCGCACGGGCATCAAGGAACGCCACGTGGTGTCCGAAGGCGAGTACAACAGCGACCTGGCCGTGGGCGCGGCCCGCATGGCCCTGAAAAACGCGGGCATGGAAGCCGAGGAACTGACCCACATCATCATGGGCACCATCACGGCGGACCACGTGGTTCCCTCCGGTGCCTGCGTGGTTCAGGAAAAGCTCGGCCTCAAGCACCGTGTGGCCTATGACATCAGCGCGGCCTGCTCGGGCTTCATTTTCGGGCTGGAAAACGCGCGCGCCATATTGGCACTGCACCCCGAAGCCAAGGTTCTGGTCATCGGTGTTGAAGTGCTGACCCACAGGACCAACTTCGAAGACCGCTCCACCTGCGTGCTTTTCGGCGACGGTGCCGGGGCGGCCATCCTGACCCAGGGTGGCGAAGGCCCGAAGCTGCTGGACGTGAAACTGTCCACGGACGGATCCCTGGCCAACCTGCTCACGGTTTCCGGCGGCGGCTCCGCAGCCACCTACAAGTTGGGCGACACCGTGGGCCCCGAGTATTTCATCCAGATGCAGGGCCGCGAAATCTTCAAGCACGCCGTACGTTCCATGACCGGCATCTGCAACCAGATACTGGAAGATAACAACCTGACCAACAAGGACGTGGACGTGCTCATTCCGCACCAGGCCAACTGGAGAATCATCGACGCGGTGGGCCGCAAATTCGAGATTCCCGCGGAGCAGGTTTATTCCAATGTGCAACGATTCGGCAACACTTCTGCCGCGTCCGTGCCCCTTGCCCTTTCCGAGGCGGACGAAACCGGCTTCCTGAAAGAAGGGAATCTGGTTATGCTTACGGCATTCGGCGGCGGTTTCACATGGGCGTCGGCGCTGTTGCAGTATTAA